AGGGGGGTCAGGCGGGTGTACACCGTCCGGAACGTCTTCTCGGCCTGGTCGGCGGGCCAGTCGTCCGGCAGGTGCTCGACCGGCAGGCGCGGGTCCCGGCGGACGACCTGCAGCCACTGCGTGGACAGGCGCAGCCGAAGTGCGAGGGCTTCGTCGGCCTCGGGCTCCACGGTCTCCCAGCGCTGCCAGCGGCTCACGAACTCGCGGTAGCGCGTGGCGAGTTCGCCCAGTTCCCAGGTCTCCTCGATCATCGCGCCGATGTCCATGCCGGCGTCCGCGTGGGCACGGAAGATCTTCACGTGGGCGGACAGGCCGAGTTCGGCGACCAGTCCGGAGACGTCGGTCTCGCCGGGCGCGATCCACAGCCCGCCGAACAGCGGGCCGAAGCCGTTCCACGTCAACTGCGCGCGCAGATCGTGGCGTTGACGCTGCCATGACTCGGGCAAGGAGAAGCCCAGCAGCGTCCAGGTGCCGTCCCATCGGCGGTTGACGGCCCCCTCCTCCCAGATCCGCCGCTCACCGTCCCGCAGCACGGCCTCCGAGCGCTCGGTCAGTCCGAAGTACATCCGGCGTCCCTCGCGCTGCCGCCGCAGCAGGTCGCGGCCGACCATGCGGGTCAGGGTGGACCGGGTGGCGTGCTCGCCGACGCCCGCCCGCCCGAAGACGTCGATGACACTCCCCGAATACACGCAGACGCCCCGCCCGAGCACCTGATCACCGAGAAACGACAACATGAGGGACTGGGGCCGCAGCACCTCGTCACTGGTCACAGCCCCACGGTACGCCCCCTCCCAGTCACCGCCTCAGCCCTTTCAGGGCGCGGGGAACGGCGCAGTCCTTTGGTCTTTGCGCCGCGGCGAACGGCGCAACCTTCTGGCTTTCAGGGGCGCGGGGAACGGCGCAATCTTTTAGTCCTTGCGCCGCGACCAGCGCCCCCTCAAAGCACCCGCAGCGTCCACCCCCACCGATGACCCCCCGCGGCGACGCGATAC
This sequence is a window from Streptomyces ortus. Protein-coding genes within it:
- a CDS encoding PaaX family transcriptional regulator, yielding MTSDEVLRPQSLMLSFLGDQVLGRGVCVYSGSVIDVFGRAGVGEHATRSTLTRMVGRDLLRRQREGRRMYFGLTERSEAVLRDGERRIWEEGAVNRRWDGTWTLLGFSLPESWQRQRHDLRAQLTWNGFGPLFGGLWIAPGETDVSGLVAELGLSAHVKIFRAHADAGMDIGAMIEETWELGELATRYREFVSRWQRWETVEPEADEALALRLRLSTQWLQVVRRDPRLPVEHLPDDWPADQAEKTFRTVYTRLTPLAQHSADHLLDLVPVRPSNP